The Candidatus Binataceae bacterium region GGTTGACCTGCTCGAGTTCGAGGGACGGCGCTACCTGGTGGCGCCCCGCGGCGAGACCCAATGGGTGCGCAACGCGCGCGCGGCCGGACGCGTGACGCTGCGCAGGGGACGAAAGGGCACGGAGTACACGGTGCGCGAGGTCGGTTCCGCGCGCCGTCCGGAACTGCTCAAGGCCTATCTCGACCGCTTCGCGCTGACGGTGCAGCGCTACTTTCCGATTCCCCGCGAATCTCCCGCCTCAGATTTCGCGCCGCTCGCTGAGCGTTACCCGGTATTCGAACTTTTACCGGCCGGCGGCGCGCGCGCGGATG contains the following coding sequences:
- a CDS encoding nitroreductase family deazaflavin-dependent oxidoreductase produces the protein MAPAPHFLKPSLTERIFNRCFAVAIGFGMGLAHNYVLEVRGRKSGRMYSAPVDLLEFEGRRYLVAPRGETQWVRNARAAGRVTLRRGRKGTEYTVREVGSARRPELLKAYLDRFALTVQRYFPIPRESPASDFAPLAERYPVFELLPAGGARADV